The Impatiens glandulifera chromosome 8, dImpGla2.1, whole genome shotgun sequence genome includes a window with the following:
- the LOC124911991 gene encoding DEAD-box ATP-dependent RNA helicase 52B-like — protein MFQSTMSNTDSSRRKSTRLTRPAYIPPHLRDQVNYNANVNPYGLDLNPNSTFHHQESVTEQHYPRNGSVQVGSINGGGGYRGRGRGRGREGGRGRSQIHHQPRVYQEEPNYSLYSLNKKVLEKCDDLPVFEESSSGDVDVAINFDAYEDVPVETSGADVPPPVNSFDEIDLEESIYENIRRCKYVKPTPIQRNSIPIVMAGRDLMACAQTGSGKTAAFCLPIISGILKSRSSSSPRRGEVAFPLALILTPTRELACQIQVEAMKFCSHTGVKVAIAYGGAPIFKQLHNLQKGVDILVATPGRLVDMIDRERVSLAMIKYLALDEADRMLDMGFEQQIRRIIQESEMPQPGSRQTLLFSATFPTEIQKLASDFLSNYIFLSVGKVGSSAELIDQRVELVQDEEKRQCLLGLLKGQDVYGNYNKCALTLIFVETKKGADALESWLTRKGFPASSIHGDKIQMERERALKSFRNGVTPVLVATDVAARGLDVPNVAHVINFDLPKSIDDYVHRIGRTGRAGKSGIATAFFSKKNIGLAPALAELIKESKQEVPQWLTNYAADTSIYSSSGNYHNQNRGFARYGSNYYSDDQVPNYPPNNNVSSDASSSMPNYQYPETDGGDYSTTPSSCSREHYGFDHGSIVATGWD, from the exons ATGTTTCAATCAACAATGTCGAATACCGATTCTTCAAGAAGGAAATCGACTCGGTTAACTCGTCCTGCTTACATTCCTCCTCATCTCCGTGACCAGGTAAACTACAATGCCAATGTCAATCCATACGGACTCGATCTCAATCCAAACTCCAcatttcatcatcaagaatCGGTCACAGAACAGCATTATCCGCGAAACGGATCCGTTCAGGTAGGATCTATCAACGGAGGAGGCGGTTACCGCGGTAGAGGACGTGGCCGTGGTCGTGAAGGAGGCAGAGGTAGATCGCAGATTCATCATCAACCGCGAGTTTATCAAGAAGAACCTAACTATTCTCTCTATTCTCTCAATAAGAAAGTATTAGAGAAATGTGACGATCTTCCGGTGTTTGAAGAGTCGTCGTCTGGTGATGTTGATGTTGCTATAAACTTCGATGCGTATGAAGACGTTCCGGTGGAGACAAGTGGCGCAGATGTTCCTCCGCCGGTGAATTCGTTTGATGAAATTGATTTAGAAGAATCTAtttatgaaaacatcaggagaTGTAAATATGTTAAACCGACGCCGATTCAGAGGAACTCGATTCCGATTGTAATGGCTGGTAGAGATTTAATGGCTTGTGCTCAGACTGGATCGGGGAAGACGGCCGCGTTTTGTCTTCCTATTATAAGTGGAATTCTTAAAAGCCGATCGTCGTCGTCGCCTAGGAGAGGCGAAGTCGCGTTTCCACTTGCTCTTATACTAACACCAACCAGAGAGTTAGCTTGTCAG ATACAAGTCGAGGCGATGAAGTTCTGTTCTCATACTGGTGTTAAGGTTGCTATTGCTTACGGTGGCGCACCGATTTTCAAGCAG TTACATAATCTACAAAAGGGTGTTGATATTCTAGTAGCTACTCCAGGGAGATTAGTTGATATGATTGATAGGGAAAGAGTTTCTCTAGCTATGATTAAGTATTTGGCTCTTGATGAAGCGGATCGAATGTTGGATATGGGTTTTGAGCAGCAGATACGAAGGATTATTCAAGAGAGTGAGATGCCTCAGCCTGGTTCGAGGCAGACTTTGCTTTTCAGCGCAACATTTCCAACCGAGATTCAA AAATTAGCTTCAGATTTCCTTTCAAACTACATATTTCTATCGGTGGGGAAAGTCGGGTCCAGCGCTGAGCTTATTGATCAGAGAGTCGAATTGGTTCAGGATGAAGAGAAAAGACAGTGTTTGTTGGGTCTTCTTAAGGGTCAAGATGTATATGGAAACTACAACAAG TGTGCTTTGACATTAATCTTTGTCGAGACGAAAAAGGGTGCAGATGCATTAGAGAGCTGGCTAACAAGGAAAGGTTTCCCAGCCTCTTCCATTCACGGGGACAAAATTCAAATG GAGAGGGAACGAGCGCTGAAATCATTCAGAAACGGCGTGACCCCAGTTCTGGTGGCAACAGACGTAGCTGCAAGAGGTCTCGACGTTCCAAACGTGGCACATGTCATCAATTTCGATTTGCCAAAGTCAATTGACGATTACGTGCACAGGATAGGAAGAACGGGAAGAGCTGGAAAATCTGGAATAGCAACAGCGTTTTTCAGCAAGAAAAACATAGGGCTTGCTCCTGCACTGGCAGAACTCATAAAGGAATCGAAACAAGAAGTTCCACAGTGGCTCACTAACTACGCAGCCGACACTTCTATTTACAGCAGCAGCGGAAATTATCATAATCAAAACAGGGGATTTGCTCGTTATGGCTCTAACTATTATTCTGATGATCAAGTTCCCAACTACCCTCCTAATAACAATGTTTCTTCTGATGCATCCAGCTCTATGCCTAATTATCAGTACCCAGAAACTGATGGTGGAGATTATTCAACAACTCCTTCTTCGTGTTCCCGCGAACATTACGGTTTTGATCACGGATCAATTGTTGCTACTGGATGGGACTGA
- the LOC124911956 gene encoding NHP2-like protein 1, whose translation MTGEAINPKAYPLADAQLTITIMDLVQQAANYKQLKKGANEATKTLNRGISEFVVMAADTEPLEILLHLPLLSEDKNVPYVFVPSKQALGRACGVTRPVIACSVTSNEGSQLKPQIQQLKDAIEKLLI comes from the exons ATG ACTGGCGAAGCTATCAACCCTAAAGCTTATCCTTTGGCCGATGCCCAGTTGACTATAACTATAATGGACCTTGTTCAACAGGCTGCTAACTATAAGCAGCTCAAGAAAGGAGCAAATGAAG CAACAAAGACCCTTAACAGAGGTATTTCAGAGTTTGTTGTGATGGCTGCTGATACTGAGCCACTTGagattcttcttcatcttcctcttctttcAGAAGATAAG AATGTTCCATACGTGTTTGTTCCTTCAAAGCAAGCTTTGGGCCGAGCCTGTGGAGTGACTAGACCTGTAATTGCATGTTCTGTAACTAGCAATGAAGGAAGTCAACTTAAGCCTCAAATTCAACAGCTTAAG GATGCAATTGAGAAACTTTTGATATGA
- the LOC124912100 gene encoding probable sugar phosphate/phosphate translocator At5g25400, whose translation MGKGGALSEGVLKKIVLSYTYVAIWIFLSFTVIVYNKYILDRKMFNWPFPISLTMIHMSFCSSIAYLLVRVFKMVEPVSMSRDLYIRSVVPIGALYSLSLWFSNSAYIYLSVSFIQMLKALMPVAVYSISVLLKKEGFKSNTMANMLSISIGVAIAAYGEARFDSWGVFLQLGAVAFEATRLVMIQILLTSKGISLNPITSLYYVAPCCLVFLSIPWIIVELPKLKATSSFQFDYLIFGTNSLCAFALNLAVFLLVGKTSALTMNVAGVVKDWLLIAFSWSVIKDTVTPVNLIGYGVAFLGVAYYNHIKLQALKAKDAQKKAVQPDEESGRLLEERDGDNNGGKKNESHD comes from the coding sequence ATGGGCAAGGGAGGAGCACTCAGCGAAGGTGTGTTGAAAAAGATCGTCCTTTCCTACACATATGTCGCTATTTGGATCTTCCTCAGCTTCACGGTCATCGTCTACAATAAGTACATCCTCGATCGCAAGATGTTCAATTGGCCATTCCCCATCTCCCTAACCATGATTCACATGTCATTCTGTTCTTCAATCGCTTATCTTCTCGTTCGTGTCTTCAAGATGGTCGAACCTGTTTCAATGTCACGAGACCTCTACATAAGATCTGTCGTTCCAATCGGCGCGCTTTATTCTCTAAGTCTCTGGTTCTCAAATTCAGCTTATATTTACTTATCCGTCTCTTTCATCCAGATGCTTAAGGCACTTATGCCTGTCGCTGTTTACTCAATCAGCGTGCTTTTGAAAAAAGAAGGGTTCAAGTCTAACACGATGGCGAATATGCTCTCGATCTCGATTGGTGTAGCGATTGCTGCTTACGGTGAAGCTAGGTTTGATTCGTGGGGTGTGTTTTTACAGCTTGGAGCTGTTGCATTTGAAGCTACTAGATTGGTTATGATCCAGATCTTGCTTACATCAAAGGGTATATCTTTGAATCCAATTACTTCTCTTTATTACGTTGCACCATGTTGTTTGGTGTTTCTATCAATTCCTTGGATCATAGTTGAGTTACCTAAGCTGAAAGCGACGTCAAGTTTCCAATTTGATTACTTGATTTTTGGAACCAATTCTCTATGTGCATTTGCTTTGAATCTTGCTGTGTTTCTCTTGGTGGGTAAGACTTCTGCTTTGACGATGAATGTTGCTGGGGTTGTTAAGGATTGGCTGTTGATTGCCTTCTCGTGGTCGGTGATCAAGGATACAGTTACTCCGGTGAATTTGATTGGATATGGAGTTGCGTTTCTTGGTGTTGCGTACTATAATCATATAAAGTTGCAGGCACTTAAGGCTAAGGATGCACAGAAGAAGGCGGTTCAGCCTGATGAGgaaagtgggagattgttggaagaAAGAGATGGTGATAACAATGGTGGGAAGAAGAATGAGTCACATGACTGA